ACACATTGGCATGACCATGAGGCATCCTCTGCGTTAGGTGGGCAGTGGCAGGTAGGAGCCTAGACCCCTCATGGAAGCAGGGGTTTCAGTACAGCCCCCATTGCTGAGCATGTGCAGGAGAGGCCCTGCATATAAAAGCAGAACACCAAGCCGAGAATGGACTTGTGTGGGTTTATGAATGTGAGTATACACTCACACTCTCACacaggtgtatgtgtgtgtgcacaagggatatatgtatatgtgtgtccAGTGTAAGGGTGTGATCCTGCATGTGTTCACATCTCTGTGGTCAGGCATACAcatgtgtgactgtgtgtggagATGAGTCtttgtgcatatatgtatgcctctgtgtgtgtgtgcatgcctaaGTGTGTGTGTACAGGAGAGATGGATGGGAGACAGTGAACATGTTATGGCGTGAGGATGCATGCATACATGTTCATGTGTGACTTGTGTGAGAAAGTGTGTTCCTGTGCATGTGTGAATGCAGTTGTGGGTACACGTCTGCACATGCATGTGTAAACAGGCCTGTGCATATGAGTTTGAaggcatgcatgtgtgcatgtgtgattgTGAGAGAGGCAGGTGGTGGGTATGGGAACTTGAATGTGGGCCTGGCCCCCTGTGAcacccatcccctctccccacagctacATCGAGAATGAGCAGCATCTACAGCGTCTGGAGCTCAGCCACCTGAAGGGCCTGGGGGAGCTGAGAAACCTGTGAGGAGGCTGGGACCGTGTGGGTGTGGGGCTCAGTACAGAGCCTGTGGGACCAGAGGGTCAGGATGAGCTCAAGGATTTTAGGGGCGTGGGAGGACCTGACAGGCTGAGGcctgaggggctggaggaggtcAGAAAGCACGGGGTCCTGGGTAGCTGAGGAAGCTACAAGGGGTGTGGGGAGCAGTCCGGGGCTCAGCAAGGGGACTAGGGGCTGGCATGGTAGCTAAGGCCCCAGGCTGACCCCGCTGCACCCCTCCCCAGGACCATCGTGAAGAGTGGCCTCCGATTCGTGGCGCCAGATGCCTTCCACTTCACCCCTCGGCTCCGTCGCCTGTGAGTGACCCGGGTTGtgcagagggggtgggaggccccCCAGACTAGGGTGACTGATGGGCTTGGCCTTCCCCAGGGACCTGTTCTGAGCAAAGCTCTAGCCTGGGGCTTCTTTTCATCTGCTCAGGGGTGGCAGTGCTCTCAGATCCCACCCTGACAGCTAGAAGGTCCTTCTTGCTGTCTCACTTCCACACCTTAAGCTACAGGAATATTGCCCAGAGTTGCCTACCCCAGTTTTCTCCCAGGGTTCAGATACACTTGAACTGGGAAGCAAGGGCAGAAGCAGGATccgggggcctggctggggctcCATCTCCCCTGGGAGCTGGGGTATCAGATCTGCCACTCATCACCCTCCCCATTCCCGGGAGCCACAGCtcaggacagggaggggaggagaattaGTCAGGAGAGACTGCTGAAGGTGAGGCCCTTGGTGtgcctggctgcccatttctTAGCCTTCTGAGGGCCAGGAGTTCAGCAACTTCTCCCCACTGTGGGCGGGTGGGGAGACGGAAAGGTGGGGCCTGTCATTCACATGGCCGTTGGGCTACTCTGAACTCCTGTGTGTCCAGTGGTTCCGCAAGAGCGACAACAAATAAGGTGATGTCACATCACCAACTAGTGATGGGGGTTAACCCCCAGTAGGGGCTTCCATTAGCTATGTGTGCCTCACAGTACGCATGTTAGTGCATCTGCACAATTAACCTGCTGAGAGAGAGCATCATCCCTGCTTCATAAGGGAGGATCCTGAGATTCAGGGAGGTTAAGTTTCTgggctgaggtcacacagctgtaaGTGGCAGGACAGACTCGCACTCAGCTCTGTGTGTGCTCAAGTGGGCAGTCTCTTCGATCCCTGTGCGGTGGTGCCTCCCTAACCCAGTGCCCCCAAACTGTAGGACAACAAGGCAAGGAGGGGGGTCAGGGCAGGCCCCTTGGAGGCAGCAGGTCCCGGGGGCTGGTCGGCGCAGGGCGCTGAGTGCTGGTGCGCTGAGTGCTGGTGCTCCTGAACCAGCTTCCCGTGGGACCTGGAGCTGGCCCTCCCCAGCTCACTCTTCATCTCCACCACAGGggtctggggggctgggggcccttTCAGCTGACTTTGGCCCCTGAGGAGAAATGAGGAGGGGACCGGAAGAAGTACTCTGAAACTCTTGCCATCCGGCAGGGGGCAAGGGAGTGTGGAAGCTGCTGTCCTCCCCTCCTCTGGCCCTGTCCTGGGCTCTTTGGGGAGGGGAACACAGATGGAGCCCCTCCCCAAGCCGGGGCCTCAGCACTTTGCCAGCTGGGGccaagggtggggaggaggcagcagctgtTCTCGGAGACACCttctccctggggcctggggtgggggttaaTTGGGGTGAGCCCAGGAAGGAGAGGAGCACTCAAAACGCCTAACCTGTCCCCATACCCCCAGTGCCTCcatgctgggctgggctggttcTGGCTGTCAacttcctcctcctgccttcccctccctcaaGCTGGGTCGGAAGGGGGTCAGGTTGCTCATGGGGGGGTCAGTCTTGCTGTCTCAACTCCCGCAGGAATCTCTCCTTCAATGCTCTGGAGTCTCTCTCCTGGAAAACTGTTCAAGGCCTCTCCTTACAGGAACTGTGAGTAAAGGGGAAAAGcagcagttgtgtgtgtgtgtgtgtgtgtgtgtgtgtgtgtgattgtatCTCTGTGTGACACTATGTCACTGAGTCTATGTGGAACTGGCAGGGGTGTGGTGGCTCTGGGGACTCCCTGTTTATCTGTGAGCTGAGACTGGGGACTCTGTGCATGCCTGTGAGGCTCGCATCCAGACAGAGGCTTGCAGGCCTACCCACTAAGGCATTACTGCCCTGGGGGGCGTGTGGGGTGTGGGATGGGGTGCTGGCCTGGATAATTCTGTGTGTGCTTAGCAGGCTGGGTGTAGCCAACTGCCTTTGCACATGGGGTGGGTGGGACAGCAGTGGGCTATGTGTGCTTGGTGGGCACCTGTGTCTTCTCGGTCACTCCAGGAAGCAGTGTCCTTCCCCTTGTcacctggcctctgcccctgAGCAGCCTAGAATAAGGGAATGCCGTGTGGCCCACAGGTAGCTGTCGGATCCctgcattctattttttttaaaaatgtcgaTTTGACATGTAATAAagatcacttttctttttctttttttaaaagattttatttatttattttttagagagggaagggagggagaaagagagagagagagagagaaacatcaatgtgcggttgctgggggtcatggcctgcaacccaggcaagtgccctgactgggaattgaacctgtgacactttggtttgcagcccgcgctcaatccactgtgctacgccCACCAGGgctatattctatttttttaaaaatattttttgaatttatttttagagagaggggaaaagagggagagtaagaaagagaaacatcgtttagttgcctcttgcatgccgcctactgggaacctggcctgcaacccaggcatgtgccctgactggcaatcaaaccagtgacccttggttcacaggccagcactcaatccactgacccacaccagccaaggctgcattctctttcttttaatgtcTTCTTACTGGTTGACAAGAGGGACTCTCCTACGTCCTCACTCCTTTCCTTCTAGACATTCCACGTTGCTGTCTTAAGTACACTCCCTCTTACTGTAGCACCTACTTTATTCCCTGTGGCTCTTCAggccccacacctgcccctcccctgacTCACTTGgtgtcctccacccccaccagagTCCTGTCTGGAAACCCCCTGCGCTGCTCCTGCGCCCTGCTCTGGCTGTGGcgctggaaggaggaggggctgggcagcGTGGGGGAACAGAAGCTCCCGTGCCTCCAGCAGGTGCCCTTTACCCACATGTCCAACGCCAGCTGTGGTAGGTGCCAGGCGGGGCAGACTGGAGGTTGGGAGCGTTACCGGTGGTGGGCTTGGGGGCACTGAGGATGCTGGGGGAAGGAGCACTGCTCTGGGGCAGGGTTTTGAGACCACTACCTTCTCTAACACCCCTTGGGCATCCCGGGTGGTTGTTCAGGTGTGCCTGTGCTGAAGGTCCAGATGCCCAACGCCTCCGTGAATGTGGGGGATGATGTGTGGCTGCAGTGccaggtggaggggcagggcctggagcagGCCGACTGGATCACCACGGAGCTGGAGGAGTCAGCCACCGTGACGGTGAGAAGCCCTTTACCGTTGCTGCACCCGCACCCTCTCGCCAGGAAAATTTTGGGCAGAACCCAGGgaatgaagacacaaataaaaagcACATAGAGGGCAATGATGGACAGTGGTGGCTGAGACCCCACAGGGCTCAGGTTCCGGCTGTGGGGCGGCCTCGGGGAACACACATGGCCTCGGGAAGGGCCCTGCCCCGTGGGGACCCCAGGCTCTGCCGGATCCACCAGGACTTAGGCTCCCTGTCTGGGAACATGGCTCCGTCCGCGAGACAGAGGGTCACAGGGCCTCACAGATTGGAGCTGAGGGAGACTGCAGACCATCCCTCCCGTCCACCCCCTTTCTGTGTTAGATAAGGACACTGAGGACCATGGAGAGGGTACAGTATCTGTGGTCCTGGACCCAGATTAGTTCTTGGGGAATTTGTGGtctttttctgaagattctgGAAGCAGCGTTCTCTTGGGTGTGTGATAAGCATATAGTGAAGGAGGCACAAGTCTGCTTGCAGCTCACTCACTAATTAGTTGTTAGAGTGAGTTTTGGGAAAATCACTCACTCTGCCTGCACTTTGGCCtgtcatctgtaaactggggaggTGGGCACGATGGCCTGCAGGCCTCTGGGTGCTCCCTGGCCCTCATCTCAGTTATTCGATGTGTCTTTGGGCACCTTCTCAGCCTTGCCTGTGTCCTCAGGCTGGCGACGGGTAGTCAAGAGTAGCCACAACTGGCTCAGGAGACCTTGTTGACAAAATCGAGAAGGGCCAGCAGTGGGCTGTGCCCACCCAAAAATGTAGGTAGACACACAGGGTCCCCCCTGTGGGACGAGGTGGGCCAGTGGGACCTGAGGCGTGTTGGGTTTAGAGGCCCTCACTTTGGGAGGGGAGCCAGCCCCAGAATTGCTGCAGGCCCTGGAAACAGTATTGAAGGAAGATCCGCTGGAGCCCTGAGCAGGGCGTTCCAGACGAGTGGAGGAGCCACTGGCCACTGGTTCTTCCTCCCGGAAGTCAAAGCCACTGAGAGTGAGTAGTGGAACGGGGGGCAAGGCAAAGGCAAGAGATGGGCCATGACCATATGTGGACAGACCTTTGATCAAccggttttttaaaagattttatttaggccctggctggtgtggctcagtggattgagtgcaggcctgtgaaccaaagcatcaccagtttgattcccagtcagggcacatgcctgggttgcaggccatatccccagtatggggtgtgctagaggcaaccatacattgatgtttcactccctctctttctccctcccttccccatctctctaaaataaataaaatctttttaaaaagattttatttatttatttttagtgagaagggagggagaaagagaggacaaGAAACatcacccccaaccggggacctggcctacaacccaagcacgtgccctgactgggaatcaaactggtgacctgttggttcccactcaatccactgagccacaccagccagggctgattaacTATGCTTCGAAAAATACcaggtttttgttcttttccttgagTGATTTACATGTTTGCTACCAGTTGTGTTTTCTAGAAACTTCCCATAGAAAAGTCATGTCCTAGTGGGGTTAAATGAGAGGAGGGAAAGATGGTCACTTTCAGGACAGCAGCACAGAGGGAACAGTTAATAGGACACCACGCTCCAGGGTGATTTGGAGATGGGACAGCCCAGTTTAGGGCAGGGCTTTTCCTGCAGGTGGCTGGAACCCAGACCTTGTACAGGGGGCTGGACAGTGCTTCCAGCATCTCTGAACTCACATATTCCAGTGGAAACCCAGGGAAACTTCACCTCCTCTGGCTTTCTCTGAAGAATTCCACATTATGAGATTTCCAGATAAGAGATGTTTGTCcactacttcatttattttcatcatgTTATGAAAATGCCTTTCTAAAATGTCAAAAGATCATTTTGTCTATCTCTTCTTACAAAACAAGGAAACCAAGGTTGAGCAAGATTAAGAATTGTCTTAAGATCATAAACTTCCACACGTCCTTGGTTTCCTAGGAAGAAAAGCTGAAACTGATTCAACCTTTTGATGATGATTCAGAATGAAGTCACTGTCTCTCTAACTTCACTCTGTGTCTCCATCTGCCCAAGGAGGCCACGGTGCTGCTGTTGCCTGTACCGGGTGCCCTGGTATCGGGCTGTCTCCCTGTTTCTGACCTCCCCTGGGCTAAGACCATGTTAGACTGGGGGCGAGTAGGTGGTGAGGTCCTAATCGGTTCTCCCAGGAGTCATGTGTTTTTGGTACTTGGGGTTTGTGACATCCATTTAGCTGTTCAGGTGGGTGGTTTTGGTTTGGGATATTTTGTGCCTATTTTGAGGTTATCAGTTATATTCTACATTTTCCGAaccattaaataaataatccaggAGAGATTATTGTCTGTGAACAAGCTCTAAAGGAGGAGGCCAGTTCTCTGCTGTATTCTCTTCCACACCTCTTTCCTCACCCTCTCCACCGGCCCTCCCTCTTGTCCATCTGGAGCCAGAGGGGCTCCCCAAAGACATCAGCTCTAGCGCCCCAGCTTCTAGCCAGAAGCCAGCTGACATTCTTcttgatgttcccctctcttccccGACACAGAAATCTGGGAGTCTGCCTTCCCTGGGGCTGATCCTGGCCAACGTCACCAGTGACCTCAACAGAAAGAATGTGACGTGCTGGGCGGAGAACGATGTGGGCCGTGCGGAAGTCTCCGTCCAGGTCAATGTCTCCTGTGAGTCCTGACgactgccctgcccctcccccaccccttctgccTTTACGAGAAGATGTGGGGGGTGGTGTGCAGTGGAGGAGAGGGGTGGGATGAGTATCTCCACAGCTGCTCCCTCCCAGCTGTTTTCAGATTCCCATGAAAACCTGATCCTTTGGGGGAAATGCTGGGGGCTCATCAAGGCCAGAGGGAATGGAGATGGATTTCTTTTTGGCCTCCTGCCCAAGTCTTGCTACCTGAGGCCATCAGCCTGGCCCTTCTCACTGTTCTGCTGTAGTTCTTCAAGCCCATCCCTCTGCAGGGCCTTAACTCTACAAACTAGTTTTAAAAGAAGCAATTgctaggggaaaaaaatacaatacaaaataaactattaaaaaatacccaactttagatttaaataaaaagaaacaattgcCCTCCTTTAGTACCTCCTCTTCTAAGCTCACTGCCTGATTTTTCCAGGTCTGccaacaaattattttaagtctTCTACATtatataacttttcttttaatgtgGAATATAGCGTGCATAGGTTTGTGCATAAAGTCTATGCCCTTTAAACAATAATTACTCTTACCAGCACTTCAGCAgacactccctccctctccccactcagaACCATCCTTCTCCTCCACCCCATTCCGACCTTTGTGATaatcatttccttgcttttaaaagtaattttagacATATATGTTTCCCTATCAGTATGGTGCCATTCTGCCTGTTCTTGCAAGtctatgaatggaatcatacctCACGTATTATTTTGCGTCTACTTTCTTTTGCTCAGTTATACTTGTAAGATTCATCCACGTTGATGGGAGTAGCTCTGGTTCATTCCGTTCTCTGCTCAGCAGCATTCTACCGCATGAGTGCTGGCTGGGATTCCAGTACACATTGTacgtgtatgtgtatatacagatACAGATTTTTCCTATTACTGAGCTTGGGTCTACTTGAAAAccatgttttccttaaaaaacttttaaaacttttatttatttttttgctccctcctatcttctttttttagtttaatttattcctcacccaaggatttgagagagggggagagaaacatcgatccgttgCCTCCCATTctcgccctgaccaggaatcaaacccacaacctttcttcCCGGTGTACTGGAACGCTCCCCAGCCAGCCGAGCCACCTGCCAGGGCCCTCCTATCTTCTTAAGCTTGATTACACTTATCCAAACGACTCCATGTTTAATTTCCATGAGTGATGCACCTCTTCTCTAAGGCTATTCCTTATTTACTTTATGCCCACCACTTTTCTTTAAGCCTCCAAATTTTATACACTTGCTACCTGGTTTATTGAAAATTTACTGTCAACTCCCCCTCCTCgcgccctcccccagccccggacCTGTCAGGTTTGGCTGGCGCCCCCCAGCTACTCCTGACTGCTCACCCGCACTCTCTCTGGCCGGCAGTCCCGGCCAGTGTGCACTTGCATGCGGCGGTGGAGCTGCATCACTGGTGCATCCCCTTCTCGGTGGATGGGCAGCCAGCACCCTCTCTACGCTGGCTCTTCAATGGCTCCGTGCTCAACGAGACCAGCTTCATTTTCACCGAGTTCCTGGAGCCAGCCGCCAATGAAACTGTGAGGCATGGGTGCCTGCGCCTCAACCAACCCACGCACGTCAACAATGGCAACTACACGCTGCTGGCCACCAACCCCTCAGGCCAGGCTGCTGCCTCCATCATGGCCGCCTTTATGGACAACCCTTTCGAGTTCAACCCCGAGGACCCCATCCCTGGTGCGAGGCTACCCTGAACCCTATCCCCACTCCCTGGGCTCCACCTGGGTACATATCCTGGTGTCCAGGGAGGCCTGGCCCACTTTCTGCTGCACTCCTGGCCCTAGAAGTTGGAGTGCCTAGTCCTGCACAGAAAAGAGTCTGGAGTTCTGTTGTCCAGCTCCGTGCTGGCCTCCTTGCCCCTGCTTCCCCCATGCCCCAGGAGTCCTGAATCCCTGAGCTATTTTCCACCCACTTGGGCTGGCTGGAGAGAGCCATACAACCAGGGCATCCACAGCCCCACTGGAAAAGGGCCATGTGCATCTTCCCGCTTGAGGTCTAGCACCCCGTCACCCCATCTCACCCACAGCCCTTGAAGGGATGAGTCTCAAGGGGGAAGAGGACTCACTGCTCTTCTCCCCCATCTGActgctttctctcctcccttctgctGCAGTCTCCTTTTCGCCGGTGGGTGAGTAACTCAGGCTGGAGGTAGGTTCTGTGTGGTCCCTGGATccaaggctggggcagagggtaCAGTTAACCTGGTCCCCAAGGGGTGAGCCAGGACCAGGGTGGGGAGTTGCTGGAGGAGACACACATGTGCCAAGGCCCACCTGACCTGTGTCCCCACAGACACTAACAGTACGTCTGGAGACCCAGTGGAGAAGAAGGACGAAACGCCTTTTGGGGTGAGCGTGGGAAGTGCAGGCTTGCCCACTTGGGATCAGGAGGCTGGGCTAGAGGCTTACCTGCATGCCGCTTCTGGTCAGAGGATGGGCATCTCCACAGTCTGGCCCGTGCTCAGTCAGCCCGCCTCACAGCCACAGCCGGCtgccacaggggagggggaagcaggtCTGGGAGCCCGGCTCTGGACTTCAGTGCAGGACGGAGGAACGTTTTGCTGTGGGGGAGTTCTTAGAGATCAAAAGAAGCTCCTGATCTAACCACCCTCACTCCCAGGTCTCGGTGGCCGTGGGCCTGGCTGTCTTTGCCTGCCTTTTCCTTTCCACACTGTTCCTCGTGCTCAACAAATGTGGCCGGAGGAACAAGTTTGGGATCAACCGTGAGTGGAAGGGCTGTTTTTCAGTTTGTCCCACTGGCTTGACTTCCCAGTAGCTCTTCCTGACTCTGTgttctgtggggtggggtgggttggTGCCGTGGACAGACACACGGAGTTTAGGaagtatgtgtgtgggtgtaGGAGAGCCTGCTGGCTGTGGGgctgagtgtgtgagtgtgtgtagcCTGGGGCTGTGGTAGTTTCACAGGTAGCAGATGCTAATTGGTGGCTGGATTGTAGTCAAACACTAAGTGGGTCTGGGAGGTCTGAGCTCtgttgggggcaggtgggggagttCTTTGGTGGCCCATGGGGCCTGGGGTTGGACTGGAGCCAGACACAGAGAGGCCATAGTGCTTCCCCATCTCCCTGCGTGTTGTCACGTCCACTAGCTCCTCTGTTCATCACCCTGTAAGTTACAAGGTGGGGTCGCTTGGCACCCTGCAACCTGCGGCTGTGTCTCCTCCCTAGGCCCTGCGGTGCTGGCTCCGGAGGATGGACTGGCCATGTCCCTGCATTTCATGACATTGGGTGGCAGCTCTTTGTCCCCTACTGAGGGCAAAGGCTCTGGGCTCCAAGGCCACATTATTGAAAACCCACAATACTTCAGTGATACCTGTGAGAGAACATGCTTGGCCAAGGGTGGGGGCAAGCTTCCATGCATGTACGTGTATAGCCTCCCGTGTCATCGCTCCTGCCTACCCCAGACATGAACAAgccttcccccccaccaccactcttgTTCACACCATTACCACTCCTGTCTACGCCACAGAAGGGGGCTTGGTGAAGAAGTGAAGGCTCAGTTTCAGGCCTCATCCACCCCCTTGGTTGGTGCCCTGGTGCAGTGCACAGCCCTGCTAGACAGTCCCGTCCTGGCCCTTACCCCACCCTTCCCAAAGCGGGGGCTGTTGTCTGATCCTGCAAGCCACTCCCCAGGTGTTCGTCACATCAAACGCCGGGACATCGTACTCAAGTGGGAGCTGGGTGAGGGCGCCTTTGGAAAGGTCTTCCTTGCGGAGTGCCACAGCCTGCTGCCTGAGCAGGACAAGATGCTGGTGGCTGTGAAGGTAAGACCTTAGCCGTTGTTCCAGAACAGGGTGCTCAGGCTGGGTGGTGGGCTGCCAGCATCTGGTATGGTTCAAGACTTGCAGTAGCGTGGGCCACCTTGGATGTGGAGAGGTGAGGACTCTCCCCCACTCAGTCCTGTGTCCGCCCCACCATCAGGCTCTGAAGGAGGTGTCTGAGAGCGCGCGGCAGGACTTCCAGCGTGAGGCTGAGCTGCTCACCATGCTGCAGCACCAGAACATTGTACGCTTCTTTGGAGTCTGCACCGAGGGCCGCCCACTGCTTATGGTCTTTGAGTACATGCGGCACGGTGACCTCAACCGCTTCCTCCGGTATGAGCACCTGGCTCTGGTGCTGGCCTTGGCCCCTGGCTTTGAGCCCTGatgccccttccccacaggcacaTTCTGGCTTGTCTGTTGAACTGAGGGGCACACCAAGAAGGAGCAGGAAGGCATGACTCTTGTCCTCAGGGAGCTCTGAGGCAGACATGTGAACAGGGGGACAGTCCGTGCAAAGGACAGCGTGGCAGCAGTCGGGCAGATTGCACTAGTAGAGTCATTGTGTGTGGAGCATCGTGGCCACACTTGGAAGAGGTGGCAGTTGAGACAACTGCTGCGGCGGCGGCAGCACTTGGCAGGCACCGTCTGCGTCCCAGTCACATGCTTTACAGTCTGTCCTTACTGCGGCTGCGTGTCCTTGCACACACCCCTGCACAACAGTATAAACGCGTATTCAGTTTTCATAGTCCCGAGCATGTATGGCAATTTATACTCGAAGAAATTTaccaaatattaatttctttggCTTCAGATAAAACAACTGCTTTGTTTACTAATTTGTGCTGATAATTTTGATAACTTCAATAAATGtgaccatttcacagatgaggcttagagaggttcaGTGGCTTGTCCAACAGCACATAGGCAGTAAGTGGCCCAGGGGGCTATGGCCCCAGGCAGAGCCCTGCGTTTAGCCCCGACTGTGATGGCCACGTGTTCTGACGGGGCGAGCCCTGTGAGGTTGGGGCAGTGCGAGGCAGGGGGACGCCGGGGTTTGGGGTCGGCTCTGCCTTACTAGCTGAGCCTTTTTTGCTAAGTAGCTATCTCCTCTGACTTCAGTTTCCCCACCCAGGGGACTGTGGTTCTGGATGCGAAAGCTATGTGTAATTGTTAGCTGATGGTCTCACTTTGGTCCCCAGACAATCCCTTGGGAGCGATGGGTCATTCGTACAGT
This portion of the Phyllostomus discolor isolate MPI-MPIP mPhyDis1 chromosome 14, mPhyDis1.pri.v3, whole genome shotgun sequence genome encodes:
- the NTRK1 gene encoding high affinity nerve growth factor receptor isoform X1 yields the protein MLRGGQRGQLRGHRRAMSPGRLLAWLMLASAGAAPCPEVCCHHGPSGLRCTRAGALDRLRHLPGAENLTELYIENEQHLQRLELSHLKGLGELRNLTIVKSGLRFVAPDAFHFTPRLRRLNLSFNALESLSWKTVQGLSLQELVLSGNPLRCSCALLWLWRWKEEGLGSVGEQKLPCLQQVPFTHMSNASCGVPVLKVQMPNASVNVGDDVWLQCQVEGQGLEQADWITTELEESATVTKSGSLPSLGLILANVTSDLNRKNVTCWAENDVGRAEVSVQVNVSFPASVHLHAAVELHHWCIPFSVDGQPAPSLRWLFNGSVLNETSFIFTEFLEPAANETVRHGCLRLNQPTHVNNGNYTLLATNPSGQAAASIMAAFMDNPFEFNPEDPIPVSFSPVDTNSTSGDPVEKKDETPFGVSVAVGLAVFACLFLSTLFLVLNKCGRRNKFGINRPAVLAPEDGLAMSLHFMTLGGSSLSPTEGKGSGLQGHIIENPQYFSDTCVRHIKRRDIVLKWELGEGAFGKVFLAECHSLLPEQDKMLVAVKALKEVSESARQDFQREAELLTMLQHQNIVRFFGVCTEGRPLLMVFEYMRHGDLNRFLRSHGPDAKLLAGGEDVAPGPLGLGQLLAVASQVAAGMVYLAGLHFVHRDLATRNCLVGQGLVVKIGDFGMSRDIYSTDYYRVGGRTMLPIRWMPPESILYRKFTTESDVWSFGVLLWEIFTYGKQPWYQLSNTEAIECITQGRELERPRACPPEVYAIMRGCWQREPQQRRSIKDVHAQLQALAQAPPVYLDVLG
- the NTRK1 gene encoding high affinity nerve growth factor receptor isoform X2, which gives rise to MQGMNCFSCYIENEQHLQRLELSHLKGLGELRNLTIVKSGLRFVAPDAFHFTPRLRRLNLSFNALESLSWKTVQGLSLQELVLSGNPLRCSCALLWLWRWKEEGLGSVGEQKLPCLQQVPFTHMSNASCGVPVLKVQMPNASVNVGDDVWLQCQVEGQGLEQADWITTELEESATVTKSGSLPSLGLILANVTSDLNRKNVTCWAENDVGRAEVSVQVNVSFPASVHLHAAVELHHWCIPFSVDGQPAPSLRWLFNGSVLNETSFIFTEFLEPAANETVRHGCLRLNQPTHVNNGNYTLLATNPSGQAAASIMAAFMDNPFEFNPEDPIPVSFSPVDTNSTSGDPVEKKDETPFGVSVAVGLAVFACLFLSTLFLVLNKCGRRNKFGINRPAVLAPEDGLAMSLHFMTLGGSSLSPTEGKGSGLQGHIIENPQYFSDTCVRHIKRRDIVLKWELGEGAFGKVFLAECHSLLPEQDKMLVAVKALKEVSESARQDFQREAELLTMLQHQNIVRFFGVCTEGRPLLMVFEYMRHGDLNRFLRSHGPDAKLLAGGEDVAPGPLGLGQLLAVASQVAAGMVYLAGLHFVHRDLATRNCLVGQGLVVKIGDFGMSRDIYSTDYYRVGGRTMLPIRWMPPESILYRKFTTESDVWSFGVLLWEIFTYGKQPWYQLSNTEAIECITQGRELERPRACPPEVYAIMRGCWQREPQQRRSIKDVHAQLQALAQAPPVYLDVLG